The sequence CCGGCCATCTGATACTTGATGTCTCGCCCGATTCGATAATGAGCCGTGCCTCGAGGATGATGCACTACCTTGCGCATCGCCTCGATAGCAAAGTCCCAGGAGCTCTCGTTTTTCAGCTCGACATCCATCAGCTGGGGTTTCACCTGCAGCTCGAAGGAGGGATCGGCCGACTTAAGCAGCTGGGGCCGAATCCATTTACCCCGATTCGCGATCACTGAAGTCGAAGCCGCCAGTTGCAAAGGCGTTGCCAGCATATAGCCCTGACCAATCCCCGTGATCAGGGTTTCACCGGGATACCAGGGTCGCCCGCGGGCGCCACGCTTCCATTCCCGGGAAGGCATCAAACCAGGACGCTCCTCCGATATATCCCTGCCTACCCGCAGGCCTAACCCGAAAGCTGACAGATATTCGTGCATATTATCGATACCCAACTTAAGGGCGAGATCGTAAAAATAGGTGTCATTGGAATACATAACGGCGCGTTCGAGATTGACCTTGCCATGGCCTTCCCGCTTCCAGTTGCGGTACAGGCGTTCTTCACCCGGCAACTGGTACCAGCCGGGATCAAAAATGGTAAACCCTGTATGGGTGACACCACTGTCCAAGCCCGCGATAGCAACCATGGGTTTGATCGTCGAGGCCGGCGGATACTCACCCAAGGAGGCACGGTTATAGAGCGGCCGATCATCATTATCACGCAACAGGCTGTAATCTTTACTAGCGATGCCCGTAACAAATAAATTGGGGTCGTACGATGGCGTACTGGCCATCACCAGCACGCCACCGGTACGAGTATCGACCGCAACCACGGCTCCCCGCCGCTCCCCCAGAGCATCGATCGCGACTTGCTGCAGGGCGATATCCAGATACAGGGTAATGTCGCTGCCGGGCTCGGGATCACGCTGGTTAAGCACCCGCAGCACGCGCCCCCGGGCATTGGTTTCCACTTCCTGGAAGCCCGCTTTGCCCAACAGCTGGGATTCGTAAAAACGTTCGATACCGATTTTGCCGATAGTTCGTGTGCCACTGTAGGCATCCGCATCCAGGCGGCTCAGTTCCCGCTCGTTAATGCTGCCAACATAACCGACCGAGTGAGCAAAGTTCTCCCCGTTGGGGTAGTAACGCACCAACTGGGCCTGCACCTCGACCCCGGGCAGACGGTGTTCATTGACCGAAATACGCGCAATCTCGTCTTCTTGTAACCGGTATTTGAGAGGAACGGCTTCGAAGGGCCGGCTCTGGCGCGCCAGCTTCCTGTACTTCGCCACCTGTTCAGCGTTGATGGTCAGCAGCTCGCCCAAACTGGAAAGCGTGGCGTCCAGATCCTCAATACGTTCCTTGATCAGCACCAGGGTATAACTGGGCTTGTTTTCCGCCAGCAATTTGCCGTTGGTGTCGTAGATCAACCCTCGTGTCGGCGGCAGCGACTGCAGGTGAATACGGTTTTCGTCAGACTTGGTACTCAGCTGGGCGTGCTGCACCACTTGCAGGTTGATCATTCGCACCACCAGCACACTAACCAACACCAGCACGACGAACAGGCACAGCAATAGGCGCGAGGTAAAAACCCGTGCTTCGCCTCGAGTATCTTTAATCGCAATCGGTCCGGCCATGGAGTTCCTGTCAGCGGTGGTAAGGGTGGTTACTGAGGATGCTCCAGGCACGATAAAGCTGCTCGGAAAGCAGCACACGGACCAGGGGATGAGGTAAAGTCAGTGGTGACAATGACCATTTTTGATCGGCCCTGGCGACGCACTCAGGAGCCAGGCCCTCGGGCCCTCCGACCAGTAAACTGACGTGACGGCCGTCCATACGCCAGCTCTGCATCTGCTCGGCAAGTTGCTCTGTACTCCAGGAGCGTCCGCCAACTTCCAGGGCAATCACCCGATCGCCGCTGCCAATAGCTGCCAGCATAAGCTCACCTTCCTTACGTTGGGCTCGCTTCACGTCGGCGCCTTTGGTGCGTTTGCCCAGAGGAATTTCGACGCACTCCAACGCGCATTCCGCCGGCAAACGCTTGGCGTATTCTTTATAACCCGCCTGTACCCAATCGGGCATACGGGTACCAACGGCGATCAATCGAATGCGCATTAACGCTTAGGAATCCTGTTCGTCAATCTGCTGCTGGTGCGAGCCTTCCCACAGCCGCTCCAGATCATAGAACTGACGAGTTGCCGGTAACATCACATGCACGACGACCTCGTCCAGATCCACCAGCACCCATTCGCTACCAGCTTCGCCTTCGCTGCCCAGGGGTTGAATGCCCTGCTGTTTCATATCAACGACGACCGCATCGGCCAGGGATTTCACATGACGGTTCGAGGTACCGCTAACAATGATCATATAGTCAGTGATATCGGTCAGCTCGCGCACATCGAGGCAGCTGATCTCTTTGCCTTTCATATTTTCCAGGGATTCAATCACCAGGTCTTTCAGTTGTTCAGATTGCATGTAGGGAAAAATTCTCTCCGTTAGGGTAAAAGTTCGTGGTTGGCTTACTGGCGAATGTGGCCATCGCCAAACACGACATATTTTTCAGATGTCAGCCCTTCCAGACCAACCGGGCCGCGAGCATGGATCTTATCGGTCGAGATGCCGATTTCAGCTCCCAGACCGTACTCGAAACCATCGGCAAAGCGGGTCGAGGCGTTGACCATGACCGAGGCGGAGTCCACTTCGGTCAAGAAACGACGCGCCTTGCTGAAATCTTCACTGACAATGGCATCGGTATGGTGAGAGCCGTATCGATTGATATGTTCGATCGCCTCATCCATATCGCTGACCACTTTAACGGCCAGCACCGGCGCCAGATATTCGGTAGACCAGTCATCTTCACTAGCCGCTACGGCTGCACTTAACAGTTCGCAAGTACGAGGGCAGCCCCTCAATTCAACCCCATGAGTTGCATAAGCTGCGGCCAACTCAGGCAAAATCGCTGCCGCCACCGCTTCAGCCACCAGCAGGGTTTCCATGGTATTGCAGGTGCCGTAGCGTTGGGTCTTGGCATTGACGGCAATTTTCATGGCCTTGCCAGCATCCGACTGGTCATCGATATAGACATGGCAGATGCCATCGAGATGCTTGATGACGGCAACCCGGGCATCCCGGCTAATACGCTCAATCAGGCCCTTTCCGCCTCGTGGCACAATGACATCGACGTACTCGGACATAGTGATCAATTCACCCACCGCCGCTCGATCGGTGGTTTCCACGACCTGAACGGTATCCTGAGGCAAGCCGGCGCTCTCCAGTCCCTGGCGCACGCAAGCGGCGATCGCCTGGTTGGAATGAATGGCTTCGGAGCCGCCGCGCAAAATGGTGGCATTGGCCGACTTCAGACACAGGCTCGCCGCTTCTACGGTCACGTTCGGGCGAGATTCATAAATAATACCGACCACCCCCAGGGGCACCCGCATCTTGCCGACCTGAATACCACTGGGCACATAGCGCATATCGTTGATACCACCCACGGGATCGGGCAGCGCGGCAACCTGTTTTAGCCCTTCGATCATGGCATCGATACGGGCCGGCGTCAGTTCCAACCGGTCCAGCATGGCCGCATCCAGACCCTTGGCTCGGCCCGCTTCGAGAT comes from Aestuariirhabdus haliotis and encodes:
- the mrdA gene encoding penicillin-binding protein 2; amino-acid sequence: MAGPIAIKDTRGEARVFTSRLLLCLFVVLVLVSVLVVRMINLQVVQHAQLSTKSDENRIHLQSLPPTRGLIYDTNGKLLAENKPSYTLVLIKERIEDLDATLSSLGELLTINAEQVAKYRKLARQSRPFEAVPLKYRLQEDEIARISVNEHRLPGVEVQAQLVRYYPNGENFAHSVGYVGSINERELSRLDADAYSGTRTIGKIGIERFYESQLLGKAGFQEVETNARGRVLRVLNQRDPEPGSDITLYLDIALQQVAIDALGERRGAVVAVDTRTGGVLVMASTPSYDPNLFVTGIASKDYSLLRDNDDRPLYNRASLGEYPPASTIKPMVAIAGLDSGVTHTGFTIFDPGWYQLPGEERLYRNWKREGHGKVNLERAVMYSNDTYFYDLALKLGIDNMHEYLSAFGLGLRVGRDISEERPGLMPSREWKRGARGRPWYPGETLITGIGQGYMLATPLQLAASTSVIANRGKWIRPQLLKSADPSFELQVKPQLMDVELKNESSWDFAIEAMRKVVHHPRGTAHYRIGRDIKYQMAGKTGTAQLVGIKQDEEYDEEKVAERNRDHALFVGFAPVENPQIAVAVVIENGGSGSSAAAPVARKVIDAYLLPRLEAAIAKSGKSP
- the rsfS gene encoding ribosome silencing factor, whose amino-acid sequence is MQSEQLKDLVIESLENMKGKEISCLDVRELTDITDYMIIVSGTSNRHVKSLADAVVVDMKQQGIQPLGSEGEAGSEWVLVDLDEVVVHVMLPATRQFYDLERLWEGSHQQQIDEQDS
- the rlmH gene encoding 23S rRNA (pseudouridine(1915)-N(3))-methyltransferase RlmH — encoded protein: MRIRLIAVGTRMPDWVQAGYKEYAKRLPAECALECVEIPLGKRTKGADVKRAQRKEGELMLAAIGSGDRVIALEVGGRSWSTEQLAEQMQSWRMDGRHVSLLVGGPEGLAPECVARADQKWSLSPLTLPHPLVRVLLSEQLYRAWSILSNHPYHR
- a CDS encoding glutamate-5-semialdehyde dehydrogenase; the protein is MDVKDYMAQVGRRARAASREIVKATTAQKNTALLATAEALDTSRDELAQCNQKDLEAGRAKGLDAAMLDRLELTPARIDAMIEGLKQVAALPDPVGGINDMRYVPSGIQVGKMRVPLGVVGIIYESRPNVTVEAASLCLKSANATILRGGSEAIHSNQAIAACVRQGLESAGLPQDTVQVVETTDRAAVGELITMSEYVDVIVPRGGKGLIERISRDARVAVIKHLDGICHVYIDDQSDAGKAMKIAVNAKTQRYGTCNTMETLLVAEAVAAAILPELAAAYATHGVELRGCPRTCELLSAAVAASEDDWSTEYLAPVLAVKVVSDMDEAIEHINRYGSHHTDAIVSEDFSKARRFLTEVDSASVMVNASTRFADGFEYGLGAEIGISTDKIHARGPVGLEGLTSEKYVVFGDGHIRQ